The Trichocoleus sp. FACHB-46 genome has a segment encoding these proteins:
- a CDS encoding PhoD-like phosphatase: MKDQAWDEFLSELPLILAGPILQHTDSESVTVWLALRQPCQVALKIYETTDQGEVLSDCLLEGSRSTVALGKFLHVLAVTAHATKQQLTSDRIYAYDLRFETLEPTPISYTLLQALCADNFPTVSISYFTHEKPTFALSPARLQDLRIAQGSCRKPHGNGFDALPLLDCLIEETANQPRHRPHQLFLTGDQIYGDDVADPLLWVASHLGDALLGWKEKLPIGRREPNDVVYRTPDELPAGQRAEVATTQAGFTAGLRNQRAKTTSHLLSLGEYYASYILAWSPVCWPNPIPLGKEMPCDRKAIRAWDREARDMRQFIHTLWKVRRALANVPMYTIFDDHDVSDDWNLNQAWCLRVLGRPLGRRAVQNSLLAYAVFQAWGNTPEQFAAGSSGEKLLAAAQAWSASEGTDKTAYEAIARHVGMPSPDSLTGLPTFVSDGPVLVLERHPEAITWHYTVRSACHEVLVLDTRTWRGYPADEKAIAPPMLLCPQAFKRQLTLPLQNTDSLQATFIIAPTNVFGMKVIDWIHQWQLSKNKVFATDVGDAWNVNTEALAQLLTTLFEQRQQVIVMSGDIHYSSVVRLSHQSNPPSTAPASVLVQLTCSALKNEETITRLIHTRLKDWLLPEKTRYWMGWSNSPDMVELSTKQLPRLRRGAFSLTEKRSGRAIASLKKDNLSSTPPDWTCALEWVPRDQTRISPFGAEVPWLLPPWRRARNIRHRWLQPLLLWRYRWFQDGREVVGLNNLAVIQFEPTASSGAYAIAQYLYWFSPWQPTQIVYSSFVSSVAPNQTLLAKMQPPHHPINHLD, translated from the coding sequence ATGAAAGACCAAGCCTGGGACGAGTTTTTGAGTGAACTGCCCCTGATATTAGCAGGGCCAATTCTGCAACATACAGACTCAGAATCAGTCACAGTTTGGTTAGCCCTGAGACAGCCGTGTCAAGTAGCACTCAAGATATACGAAACGACAGATCAAGGTGAAGTTTTAAGCGACTGCTTGTTAGAAGGAAGCCGCTCTACGGTAGCGCTGGGCAAGTTCCTGCATGTCCTGGCAGTGACAGCTCATGCTACTAAGCAGCAGCTCACAAGCGATCGCATCTATGCTTACGATCTCCGGTTTGAAACCCTAGAGCCAACACCTATTTCCTATACGCTGCTACAAGCTTTATGTGCTGATAATTTTCCTACTGTCAGCATCAGCTACTTTACTCATGAGAAACCAACTTTTGCTTTGTCTCCAGCTCGACTGCAAGATCTGCGAATAGCACAAGGCTCCTGCCGCAAACCTCATGGCAATGGCTTCGATGCCCTACCGCTACTCGACTGTCTGATTGAGGAGACGGCAAACCAACCTCGGCATCGTCCTCATCAGTTGTTTTTGACTGGAGATCAAATTTATGGAGATGATGTGGCAGATCCCTTGCTGTGGGTAGCCAGCCATCTCGGCGATGCGCTTCTAGGTTGGAAAGAGAAGCTACCCATAGGACGGCGGGAGCCGAATGACGTGGTTTATCGCACACCTGACGAACTACCCGCCGGACAACGCGCTGAGGTGGCGACTACCCAGGCGGGCTTTACAGCAGGGTTAAGAAATCAACGTGCTAAGACAACGAGCCATCTCCTGAGTTTGGGCGAGTACTACGCATCTTATATCCTCGCTTGGTCTCCGGTTTGTTGGCCCAACCCTATCCCTTTGGGCAAAGAGATGCCTTGCGATCGCAAGGCAATTCGAGCTTGGGACCGAGAAGCTAGGGATATGCGGCAGTTTATTCATACCCTCTGGAAAGTGCGGCGGGCTCTTGCCAATGTTCCGATGTACACCATCTTTGATGATCATGATGTTAGTGATGACTGGAACCTGAATCAAGCTTGGTGTTTGCGGGTGTTGGGCCGACCGCTAGGGCGACGAGCGGTGCAAAATTCTCTGTTGGCGTATGCTGTGTTCCAAGCTTGGGGCAACACACCAGAGCAGTTTGCCGCAGGAAGCTCAGGCGAAAAATTATTAGCTGCGGCTCAAGCCTGGTCTGCTTCGGAGGGGACGGACAAAACAGCTTATGAGGCGATCGCTCGTCATGTGGGAATGCCTAGTCCTGACTCCCTCACAGGCTTACCCACCTTCGTCTCCGATGGACCTGTGCTGGTGTTAGAACGGCATCCGGAAGCTATCACTTGGCACTATACAGTCCGGAGCGCTTGCCACGAAGTTTTGGTGTTGGATACGCGCACTTGGCGAGGTTATCCCGCCGATGAAAAAGCGATCGCTCCACCCATGTTGTTGTGCCCTCAAGCGTTCAAGCGGCAACTCACTTTACCTCTGCAAAATACAGACAGCCTCCAAGCTACCTTTATCATTGCCCCAACCAATGTGTTTGGGATGAAAGTGATTGATTGGATTCACCAGTGGCAGTTAAGCAAGAATAAAGTATTTGCTACAGATGTCGGCGATGCTTGGAACGTCAATACTGAAGCTCTAGCCCAACTCCTGACTACCTTGTTTGAGCAGCGCCAACAAGTGATCGTGATGTCTGGGGATATCCATTACAGCTCAGTGGTGCGTCTATCTCATCAAAGCAATCCACCTTCTACTGCTCCAGCCTCTGTCTTGGTGCAATTAACTTGTAGTGCGCTGAAGAATGAAGAAACTATAACTCGACTGATTCACACACGGTTAAAGGATTGGCTCCTACCAGAAAAGACACGTTACTGGATGGGCTGGAGCAACTCGCCCGATATGGTAGAGCTTTCAACCAAACAGTTGCCCCGCCTCCGCCGTGGAGCCTTTTCTTTAACTGAAAAGCGTTCTGGCAGAGCGATCGCCTCTCTCAAAAAGGATAATCTTTCATCTACTCCACCCGATTGGACCTGTGCTTTAGAATGGGTGCCACGAGATCAGACGCGGATTTCTCCGTTTGGCGCTGAGGTGCCGTGGTTGCTACCTCCTTGGAGACGAGCAAGGAACATTAGACACCGCTGGTTACAACCTCTCTTGCTTTGGAGATATCGCTGGTTCCAGGATGGGCGAGAAGTCGTGGGATTAAACAACTTAGCAGTGATTCAGTTTGAGCCTACGGCTAGCAGTGGAGCTTATGCGATCGCTCAATATCTCTACTGGTTCTCGCCTTGGCAGCCAACTCAAATTGTTTATAGCTCCTTTGTTAGCTCCGTTGCTCCGAATCAAACGCTGCTGGCAAAGATGCAGCCTCCGCATCATCCTATAAACCATCTTGATTGA
- a CDS encoding SMI1/KNR4 family protein, whose translation MKRRTFLTLFSGSVLAPAGINYRQSQSATKMDELWLDLDHWLSEHLPEVLADLNSGCSSEQLSELEYRLDCNLPEDFKAFYRHHNGQKGNTTGLFLGLEFLDTDNIYSEWLAWRDLALEDEELATAIESESFPQDAIKTLYINLKWIPIARDWTGNHLGIDLDPGPTGTFGQVINFGADEDRKFVLAPSLTGFIAWMLDQYQSGNYQANERSLALQDPPNQHFLDVVPLVFGGN comes from the coding sequence ATGAAACGGCGAACTTTTCTCACCTTGTTCAGCGGTAGCGTGCTAGCGCCAGCAGGCATAAACTACAGACAAAGCCAATCAGCCACAAAAATGGATGAACTTTGGTTGGATTTAGATCATTGGCTGAGCGAGCACCTCCCTGAAGTGCTGGCAGATCTCAATTCTGGTTGCTCTAGTGAACAACTCAGTGAGTTGGAGTATCGCTTAGATTGCAATCTCCCTGAAGACTTTAAAGCTTTTTATAGACATCACAATGGACAAAAGGGGAACACTACAGGACTATTTTTAGGACTGGAATTCTTGGATACGGACAACATCTATAGTGAGTGGCTCGCTTGGCGTGACCTGGCTTTAGAAGATGAGGAGCTTGCAACTGCGATTGAGAGTGAATCTTTCCCTCAGGATGCTATTAAAACTTTATACATCAACTTGAAATGGATTCCGATCGCCCGTGATTGGACAGGCAATCATCTAGGCATAGATCTAGACCCTGGTCCTACAGGTACATTTGGGCAGGTGATCAACTTCGGAGCTGATGAAGATAGGAAATTTGTGCTGGCTCCTTCGCTAACAGGCTTTATAGCTTGGATGCTCGATCAATATCAATCAGGCAACTATCAAGCTAACGAGCGATCGCTAGCGCTTCAAGATCCGCCAAATCAGCATTTCTTGGATGTCGTCCCTTTGGTGTTTGGCGGCAACTAA
- a CDS encoding mechanosensitive ion channel domain-containing protein, whose protein sequence is MNRYLAAFSQLLRTAGVAIALICLLVLSPTLAQAQSTAKAPVVLDGRTVFRVSASGDFSAQDRADLINLQLREVVQTLEPAVVEVEERNQLPTIVINDRYLLTVTERDTILARTPMDQALLWAEQIQALVHESQTERGDEFVRKALLIAASVLLVDLLLHLLLGRFWQYSLRPGFQRLFPNLNAVPEGQPRLLDLLLYLSLAIARSILWLGSVFYVMNLFPVSRRWTYSAISALMTSFTAPIISLGKQAYSIIDLLILVGLLLGLVGLAGAVTNVLRSRILSVSGINRSAQEAVAIITKYTLIFIGSIVLLQIWGLDITSLAIVASALGVGIGFGFQDIAKNFGSGVVLLFERPVQVGDFVEVGEYQGTIERIGARSTIIRTLDQISIIVPNSRLLEGEVKNWTYHSSIVRLHLPVHVAYHSEPNLVRLTLLEATKAHRGVLTVPPPQVWFQGFGEHALNFELLVWTAEPSKQFFLKSELYFRIEALLRQRQIEIPLPQRDLHIRSGSLELSPQLQKAILQLSAKLQVDALGEPETANNGNHD, encoded by the coding sequence GTGAATCGGTATTTAGCAGCTTTCTCTCAGCTACTCAGGACGGCTGGAGTAGCGATCGCCTTAATCTGTTTATTGGTGCTGAGTCCGACTTTAGCTCAGGCGCAATCTACGGCAAAAGCACCTGTAGTTCTAGATGGCCGCACCGTGTTTCGCGTCAGTGCTTCAGGAGATTTTAGCGCTCAAGACCGAGCCGATTTAATCAACTTGCAACTGCGAGAAGTGGTTCAAACTTTAGAACCAGCAGTCGTTGAGGTGGAAGAGCGCAATCAGTTACCTACCATTGTCATCAACGATCGCTATCTGCTGACAGTGACGGAGCGGGATACGATTCTGGCTCGCACGCCGATGGACCAAGCATTGCTCTGGGCAGAACAAATTCAGGCCTTAGTCCACGAATCCCAGACTGAGCGTGGCGATGAGTTTGTTCGAAAGGCGTTGCTGATCGCGGCTAGTGTTCTGCTAGTTGACTTGCTCCTGCATTTGTTGCTAGGGCGTTTTTGGCAGTACTCCTTGCGCCCTGGATTTCAGCGGCTGTTTCCCAACTTGAATGCAGTACCTGAGGGACAACCTCGTTTGCTCGATCTGCTGCTTTATCTAAGCTTGGCGATCGCTCGCAGCATTCTCTGGCTAGGGTCAGTCTTCTATGTCATGAATCTGTTTCCGGTGTCCCGGCGATGGACCTACAGCGCTATCAGTGCGTTGATGACGAGTTTTACCGCTCCCATCATTAGCTTGGGCAAGCAAGCCTATTCGATCATCGATTTGCTGATTCTGGTGGGTTTGCTGCTAGGTTTAGTCGGTTTAGCGGGAGCCGTTACCAATGTCCTGCGATCGCGAATTTTGAGTGTCTCTGGCATCAACCGCAGTGCTCAAGAAGCAGTTGCTATCATCACCAAGTACACGTTGATCTTCATTGGCTCCATTGTACTGCTGCAAATTTGGGGCTTGGACATCACCTCACTAGCGATCGTGGCTAGTGCCTTGGGAGTAGGGATTGGCTTTGGCTTTCAGGATATTGCCAAGAATTTTGGTAGCGGCGTAGTGCTGTTATTTGAGCGACCCGTGCAGGTGGGTGACTTTGTCGAGGTCGGAGAATATCAGGGCACGATTGAGCGCATTGGAGCCCGCAGCACGATTATTCGCACCCTCGACCAGATCTCGATCATTGTGCCGAATTCGCGCTTGCTAGAAGGAGAGGTGAAAAACTGGACCTACCATAGCTCCATTGTTCGTTTGCACCTGCCTGTGCACGTGGCCTATCACTCAGAACCTAATCTGGTGCGCCTCACGCTGCTAGAAGCGACCAAGGCTCATCGGGGAGTTCTAACTGTGCCGCCGCCCCAAGTCTGGTTTCAAGGATTTGGCGAACATGCACTCAACTTTGAACTGTTGGTGTGGACAGCGGAGCCAAGCAAGCAATTTTTTCTAAAGAGTGAGCTTTACTTTCGTATAGAAGCACTACTACGGCAACGCCAGATCGAGATTCCTTTACCGCAACGAGATTTACATATCCGTTCTGGCTCGCTAGAACTCTCTCCTCAACTGCAAAAAGCAATTCTACAACTGTCAGCTAAGTTGCAGGTGGACGCTCTCGGTGAACCTGAGACTGCAAATAATGGCAACCATGATTAG
- a CDS encoding nucleotidyltransferase family protein, which produces MRTLEEIRQWLVQHKAVLQERYKVSELGIFGSYVRQEQTETSDVDLLVEFSEIPSLLKFVNLENYLSDNLGVRVDLVHKAGLKPRIGERILREVVYL; this is translated from the coding sequence ATGAGGACGCTAGAAGAAATTAGACAGTGGTTGGTACAGCATAAGGCTGTATTACAAGAGCGATATAAAGTTAGCGAATTGGGAATTTTTGGCTCTTATGTGCGGCAAGAGCAAACAGAAACCAGTGATGTTGATCTATTAGTAGAATTTTCAGAGATTCCTAGTTTATTGAAGTTTGTTAACTTGGAGAATTATCTCAGCGATAATTTGGGAGTTAGAGTTGATCTGGTGCACAAAGCTGGTCTCAAACCCCGAATCGGAGAGCGGATTTTGAGAGAAGTGGTTTATTTATGA
- a CDS encoding FAD-dependent hydroxylase, whose protein sequence is MAGFDYDLAIAGGGIVGTLLACALRDSGLRVALIEARPRTAGLSRRQAYAVTLLSGKIFQGLGLWQEILPKITTFCQIRLSDADYPHAVRFLPEDLGTEALGYVAEHNVIMQALYECLDNSPNITELCPAEVVQAHYQPDGVELQVKVEGETRLIRTRLLVAADGSRSPIRQEAGIRTRGWKYWQSCITCVVQPEKEHGSIAYERFWPSGPFAILPLPGNRCQIVWTAPHAEAKAMADLDDGAFLTELSRRYGDQMGKLSLASDRYVFQVQLMQSDRYTLSRLALVGDAAHCCHPVGGQGLNMGIRDAAALAQVLLQAHQKGEDIGGLKVLRRYERWRKLENLTILGFTDFLDRCFSTNWLPLVIIRRLGLWLMRTLRPLKYFALRLMTGQTGRSPQLARH, encoded by the coding sequence ATGGCTGGGTTTGACTATGATTTGGCGATCGCGGGTGGCGGGATTGTTGGGACGCTGCTAGCTTGTGCGTTGCGGGATTCGGGGTTGCGGGTGGCGCTAATTGAGGCGCGACCTCGGACAGCGGGGTTGAGCAGACGGCAGGCTTACGCGGTGACGTTGCTATCGGGCAAGATTTTTCAGGGGTTGGGGTTGTGGCAAGAGATTCTGCCGAAGATTACGACGTTTTGCCAAATTCGGCTTTCGGATGCAGACTACCCCCACGCGGTGCGGTTTTTGCCGGAGGATTTGGGTACGGAGGCGCTGGGCTATGTGGCAGAACACAACGTCATCATGCAGGCGTTGTATGAGTGCTTAGACAACAGCCCGAACATTACGGAATTGTGTCCAGCGGAGGTGGTGCAGGCGCACTATCAACCGGATGGGGTGGAGTTGCAAGTTAAGGTTGAGGGAGAAACTCGGCTCATTCGCACCCGTTTGCTGGTAGCGGCGGATGGGTCGCGATCGCCCATTCGTCAGGAGGCTGGAATTCGCACTCGTGGCTGGAAGTATTGGCAGTCATGTATTACTTGTGTGGTTCAGCCGGAAAAAGAGCACGGCAGCATTGCCTATGAGCGGTTCTGGCCAAGTGGCCCGTTTGCGATTTTGCCCCTGCCTGGAAATCGTTGCCAGATTGTCTGGACAGCTCCCCACGCAGAAGCGAAGGCAATGGCTGACCTAGACGATGGAGCTTTCCTTACAGAACTCTCTCGGCGCTATGGCGACCAAATGGGCAAGTTATCTCTGGCTAGCGATCGCTATGTGTTTCAGGTGCAGTTGATGCAGAGCGATCGCTATACGTTATCGCGTTTGGCATTGGTGGGAGATGCGGCCCACTGTTGTCATCCGGTAGGTGGTCAAGGCTTAAACATGGGAATTCGAGATGCGGCAGCATTGGCTCAGGTGTTGTTGCAGGCACACCAAAAAGGAGAAGACATTGGTGGCTTGAAAGTGCTGCGACGCTACGAACGCTGGCGCAAACTCGAAAACCTCACAATCCTCGGCTTTACCGATTTCCTCGATCGCTGTTTCTCAACTAATTGGTTGCCTTTGGTAATCATCCGCCGCTTAGGCCTCTGGCTGATGCGAACCCTCCGCCCCCTTAAGTACTTCGCTTTGCGATTGATGACAGGTCAAACTGGGCGATCGCCACAACTAGCTAGACATTAG
- a CDS encoding LuxR family transcriptional regulator: MNSLINAPERTDRSIQVLDRRLTSRLKPALLQEAIEGFMDGILLLTPAGDWVHGNSYARQVCGQLTQNLTQPHRAPQQIWLVCEVLVKNHQRSSSALVVESEVTTPNFNTIRVRASWLKPENSESPFVLVTLEDRYQAMQNKAIAEVQQYRLTPREAEVWLLYQDNYSYKEIATKLYITVNTVKRHMKSIHAKRKGVLEIES; the protein is encoded by the coding sequence ATGAACAGTTTAATCAATGCCCCTGAAAGAACTGATCGATCCATTCAAGTTTTAGACCGACGACTAACCTCAAGATTAAAACCTGCTCTGTTGCAAGAAGCCATTGAAGGCTTTATGGATGGCATTTTGCTCTTAACACCCGCTGGTGACTGGGTGCATGGCAATTCTTACGCCCGCCAAGTTTGTGGTCAGCTAACTCAGAACTTAACCCAACCCCATCGTGCCCCTCAGCAAATTTGGCTGGTTTGTGAGGTTCTAGTGAAAAATCACCAACGAAGTAGCTCAGCCTTAGTTGTGGAGTCAGAAGTTACTACGCCTAATTTCAATACTATTCGGGTGCGGGCTAGTTGGCTGAAGCCTGAGAACAGCGAATCTCCATTTGTATTAGTCACCCTTGAAGACCGGTATCAAGCGATGCAAAATAAAGCGATCGCGGAAGTACAGCAATATCGTCTCACACCACGAGAAGCAGAAGTTTGGTTACTGTATCAAGACAACTATTCTTATAAAGAAATTGCCACAAAGCTATACATCACAGTTAACACTGTGAAGCGGCATATGAAAAGTATTCATGCCAAAAGAAAGGGAGTTTTGGAAATAGAATCCTAG
- a CDS encoding DUF86 domain-containing protein produces MTRRQLEDYLQDILDAIVAIEQFTANIEFDAFSQNLEKIFAVSRAIEIIGEAVKRIPEPVRSQYPNIPWRDIAGMRDKLIHDYFNTDVEIIWRAVQEDIPELRTMISCVLEDLRR; encoded by the coding sequence ATGACCAGACGGCAACTTGAAGACTATTTACAGGATATTCTGGACGCGATTGTCGCTATTGAGCAATTTACAGCAAATATTGAGTTTGACGCATTCTCACAAAATCTAGAAAAAATTTTTGCGGTTTCAAGAGCAATTGAAATTATTGGTGAGGCTGTGAAGCGAATTCCCGAGCCTGTCAGAAGTCAATATCCTAATATTCCTTGGAGGGACATTGCAGGAATGCGGGATAAGCTGATTCATGACTACTTCAATACAGATGTAGAAATCATTTGGAGAGCGGTTCAGGAGGATATTCCAGAGCTACGAACTATGATTTCTTGCGTTCTAGAAGATTTAAGGAGATAA